From the genome of Alphaproteobacteria bacterium SS10, one region includes:
- a CDS encoding EF-hand domain-containing protein, with amino-acid sequence MTDNQTDQKPNKPYQRVIYIGAGAASGVAVTVLAAALLLPSVVEAGRGGDVFDRMGGPGKHLMKMFQEADTDDDRRLSVTEFKAATGERFGGADTNDDGEVNQDEALEFMIERLKERIDEAFQRVDQDGNGTVSEQEFSDRMLQRFGRMDRNDDGFLSREDRRWGRGDRDGRHHGRHQGSHGDHGNQDTEAGTAD; translated from the coding sequence ATGACCGACAATCAAACCGACCAGAAACCCAATAAGCCTTACCAACGCGTTATCTATATTGGCGCGGGCGCTGCCTCTGGCGTGGCTGTCACTGTGCTGGCCGCTGCGCTGCTGTTGCCCAGCGTCGTTGAAGCCGGGCGCGGTGGTGACGTGTTTGACCGGATGGGCGGCCCGGGCAAGCATCTGATGAAGATGTTCCAAGAGGCCGATACCGATGATGATCGCCGCCTCTCTGTCACCGAGTTCAAAGCCGCCACGGGCGAGCGATTTGGCGGTGCCGATACCAATGATGATGGTGAAGTAAACCAAGACGAGGCCTTGGAATTCATGATCGAGCGGCTGAAGGAGCGCATTGATGAAGCGTTTCAGCGGGTCGATCAGGATGGCAATGGCACGGTCAGCGAGCAGGAGTTCAGCGACCGTATGCTGCAGCGTTTTGGCCGGATGGACCGGAATGATGATGGCTTCTTAAGCCGTGAGGACCGGCGCTGGGGTCGTGGTGACCGCGATGGTCGTCATCATGGGCGCCATCAAGGCAGCCATGGTGATCACGGCAACCAAGATACCGAGGCAGGAACGGCCGACTAG
- a CDS encoding GDP-L-fucose synthase, whose protein sequence is MSSKFDLTGKRVWVAGHRGMVGSAIVRRLADMDCEVLTAGRQDADLRRQGEVEAWMAEAKPDVIFLAAATVGGIHANDTRPAEFLYDNLMIEGNVIEAAHRLGTAKLMLLGSSCIYPRLAKQPMDEAQLLTGPLEPTNEWYAVAKIAGIKLCQAYRKQYGSDFISVMPTNLYGPGDNFDLAQSHVIPALLRKAHEAKQAGAANLTVWGSGTPMREFLHVDDMADACVYLMQHYSGHDHVNVGTGEDVTIAELARLVTQTVQFGGDLVFDADKPDGTPRKLLDVSQLHGFGWKHSIDLADGLAGTYQWFLDNYDQARLSVATGT, encoded by the coding sequence ATGAGCAGCAAATTCGATCTTACCGGAAAGCGGGTTTGGGTCGCTGGCCACCGGGGCATGGTGGGTTCCGCCATTGTGCGCCGGCTGGCTGATATGGATTGTGAGGTGCTGACCGCAGGTCGTCAGGACGCCGATCTACGCCGTCAGGGTGAGGTTGAGGCGTGGATGGCAGAGGCCAAGCCAGATGTGATCTTCCTCGCCGCCGCAACGGTTGGCGGCATTCATGCCAATGACACCCGCCCGGCTGAGTTCCTCTACGACAATCTGATGATTGAGGGGAACGTGATTGAGGCGGCGCATCGCCTGGGCACCGCTAAGCTGATGCTGCTCGGCTCCTCCTGCATTTATCCCCGTTTGGCCAAGCAGCCGATGGATGAGGCGCAGCTGCTAACCGGCCCGTTGGAGCCAACCAATGAATGGTATGCGGTGGCTAAGATTGCCGGGATCAAGCTGTGCCAGGCCTATCGTAAGCAATATGGCAGCGACTTCATCTCAGTGATGCCGACCAACCTGTATGGCCCCGGCGACAACTTCGATCTGGCCCAAAGCCATGTGATCCCTGCCCTGCTGCGTAAGGCGCATGAGGCAAAACAGGCTGGTGCGGCCAACCTAACCGTCTGGGGTAGCGGCACACCAATGCGCGAATTTCTGCATGTTGATGACATGGCGGATGCCTGTGTTTACCTGATGCAGCACTATTCGGGTCATGACCATGTCAATGTTGGCACCGGTGAAGATGTGACGATTGCAGAACTTGCACGGTTGGTGACACAAACAGTGCAGTTTGGTGGCGATTTGGTGTTCGATGCGGACAAACCCGACGGAACCCCGCGGAAACTCTTGGATGTTAGCCAGCTTCACGGTTTCGGTTGGAAGCACAGCATCGACCTCGCTGACGGGTTGGCGGGCACCTATCAATGGTTCCTCGACAATTATGATCAGGCACGGTTGAGCGTCGCCACCGGCACCTAA